In Pedobacter sp. W3I1, one DNA window encodes the following:
- a CDS encoding phosphatase PAP2 family protein: MPNFVSCTLLFVAVTLSCRAQSIDSVKNIPADSSGRWYTGHPITKKRFQATAFIAPVLLAGYGFAAVYDHGALKQLDVSTKAELQEDHPLFAAHVDDYLQFAPAAAVYALNLSGIKGKHNLFDASMLYVTSAAIMGVSTHFVKQGVGRERPNENGQNSFPSGHTASAFMAAEFLHQEYKDVNPWIGYAGYFVATATGTLRMYNNKHWFSDVVAGAGFGIASTKISYLVYPYIKSLFTTKKDGNFTFMPFHQQGSTGLMLSGRF, from the coding sequence ATGCCTAACTTCGTTTCATGCACCTTGCTTTTCGTCGCTGTTACTTTATCGTGTAGGGCCCAAAGTATAGATTCAGTTAAAAACATCCCTGCAGATTCTTCAGGAAGATGGTATACTGGCCATCCGATCACCAAAAAAAGGTTTCAGGCAACGGCATTTATTGCACCCGTTTTACTTGCTGGTTATGGTTTTGCCGCCGTTTACGATCATGGCGCATTAAAACAACTGGATGTAAGTACCAAAGCAGAATTACAGGAAGATCATCCTTTATTTGCGGCTCATGTTGATGATTATCTTCAATTTGCACCTGCTGCTGCGGTGTATGCATTGAATTTATCAGGTATAAAAGGTAAACATAATCTGTTTGATGCTTCCATGTTATATGTTACATCAGCTGCAATTATGGGTGTTTCTACCCATTTTGTGAAACAGGGTGTTGGTAGAGAACGGCCCAATGAAAATGGCCAAAATTCTTTTCCTTCGGGGCATACGGCATCTGCATTTATGGCTGCTGAATTTCTCCACCAGGAGTATAAAGATGTTAATCCATGGATTGGTTATGCCGGCTATTTTGTTGCCACTGCCACCGGAACACTGCGAATGTATAACAACAAACACTGGTTTAGTGATGTTGTGGCCGGTGCTGGATTCGGGATTGCATCTACAAAGATATCTTATCTGGTATATCCATATATCAAAAGCCTTTTTACTACCAAAAAAGATGGGAATTTTACATTTATGCCCTTCCACCAACAAGGTAGCACGGGTTTAATGCTTTCGGGCAGATTTTAA